From Drosophila yakuba strain Tai18E2 chromosome 2L, Prin_Dyak_Tai18E2_2.1, whole genome shotgun sequence, one genomic window encodes:
- the LOC122319489 gene encoding uncharacterized protein LOC122319489, protein MSQNDTRSQRQREQDKRRLSVQRVLLLLSPENSDLENKPKNTRDNSTLINNAAPGNTNRFALLADTAEDVPLGFVDIEPKKTKPPPIYIREKSTSGFVNALIGHIGKESFHIIPLVRGTINEIKIQTKTEDNYRKVTNYLTKQKISFYTYQLKSSKGLQVVLKGIESDVTKR, encoded by the coding sequence atgagTCAGAACGACACTCGCTCTCAGCGTCAGCGTGAGCAAGACAAACGCCGGCTCTCAGTTCAACGCGTACTTCTCCTACTCAGCCCGGAAAATTCAGATTTGGAaaacaagccgaaaaataCACGCGACAACTCCACCTTGATCAACAATGCAGCCCCCGGAAATACCAACAGATTTGCCTTGCTGGCAGATACCGCTGAGGACGTGCCGCTGGGATTCGTTGATATCGAACCGAAGAAAACAAAGCCTCCGCCAATATACATCCGCGAGAAGAGCACAAGCGGTTTTGTAAATGCTTTGATTGGCCATATTGGAAAAGAAAGCTTTCATATAATTCCCCTCGTAAGAGGTActatcaatgaaatcaaaattcaaacgAAAACGGAGGACAACTACAGAAAAGTCACAAACTATcttaccaaacaaaaaataagctTCTACACCTACCAGCTGAAAAGCAGCAAGGGCCTGCAAGTAGTACTGAAGGGCATTGAGTCTGATGTTACGAAGAGATAA